From Trichoderma atroviride chromosome 1, complete sequence, one genomic window encodes:
- a CDS encoding uncharacterized protein (EggNog:ENOG41~TransMembrane:1 (i12-31o)), with amino-acid sequence MPQQASGDIKTIILLLLFMIALFPNSIYYIWTLPLSLVFTRPPPPADSTTPTMSWFQKQITLPAQSRGSYLITDQIVSALPEIKGYKVGLLNLFVQHTSCALSLNENWDEDVRADMSDALDRIAPDFGGKGEALYRHDAEGPDDMPAHIKSALIGASVTVPIQNGKLATGTWQGIWYLEFRASKHQRRIVATIQGEKA; translated from the exons ATGCCTCAGCAAGCTAGTGGTGATATAAAAACCAttatccttctcctcttgttTATGATTGCACTATTTCCAAATTCAATCTATTATATCTGGACTCTTcctctcagcctcgtcttcaCACGGCCGCCACCACCTGCAGACTCTACCACCCCCACCATGTCTTGGTTCCAGAAGCAAATCACACTACCAGCCCAATCGCGTGGCTCATATCTCATCACGGACCAGATAGTGTCTGCGCTCCCAGAGATTAAAGGCTACAAGGTTGGGCTGCTGAATCTATTCGTCCAACACACAAGCTGCGCCCTAAGCCTGAATGAGAACT GGGATGAGGATGTGAGAGCCGACATGAGCGATGCTCTCGACCGCATTGCGCCTGATTTCGGGGGCAAAGGAGAGGCACTGTACCGACATGA TGCTGAAGGCCCCGATGATATGCCG GCCCATATCAAATCAGCCCTCATCGGTGCCAGTGTCACCGTTCCAATTCAGAACGGCAAATTG GCCACGGGAACATGGCAGGGGATCTGGTACTTGGAATTCAGGGCAAGTAAACACCAGCGCCGCATCGTGGCAACCATTCAGGGAGAAAAGgcatga
- a CDS encoding uncharacterized protein (MEROPS:MER0001879) yields MNGDADLPKRSSSPLKRRASSMDPETTANNNGDAANGSAEDVEMTSSSIPSAELPRAMSVDVVEVTDTMPSTNGTDSPAQSAPLPSLPEQVKIIETLLKAAADSSPKEGDKAYLVSRTWVDKALSLRSGKTDITDASLGPIDNSDIIEEVLQEPGHEDFVRLKPGLDQQSFELFPEDAWKLVMDWYGLEQGQMPIVRTAINIAVDAHSASDVMFELHPPIFRVHRVWSELSPLPIESSLKADNPPPLAIARSRKYHAQTFIKDIKKLTGVPMDRKIRLWVVNSEQLGTTNVQPQAALTTPPDSPGRNQDANGDENSPWSHLLVDVATFGTSKDARRLAALEDQTINPNYNGSAAIQLFELVTDQVLIVDELVGKDVWVSRCTSQNQSMLDKAIPTRTNNTALSKSFSSRSSPSSSDGPATRGRMQKKKNGRSLGAVGLHNLGNTCYMNSALQCVRSVEELTKYFLTEAYASELNKSNPLGYNGKVATAYNGLLREIYDEGRGSVSPRDFKNTVGRCRTTFAGWGQQDSQEFLGFLLDALQEDLSRIKKKPYIEKPDSTDDMINNPEAIKEMADKVWDITRKRDDSIIADLFTGMYKSTLKCPECGKISITFDPFNNLTLPLPVENMWSKTVKFFPLNDVPVQFEVELPKHSSIESLKLFLSIRTGVPANRLMGAEEFKDRFFKIYDNSGDISEEIGTSDIAAFHELEAVPTNWPAKGNQKKIRSTPEPDGTLPDAADEWNSDPRYETMVVPVFHRRPYITGKGPEGTSPPHFITLTREEASNYDDIKRKVLERVSTFSTWSKFAQQQEPESPETTESDMVITNASDADSSGDSKVVAKSVEGEEDMVDVAMKDARSSANTMPPPDLPLPHQPQLLRRFNAQRPKFIQPGEFLDPELQGLFELSYFASQADGPVPTGWGNVIDNHKTLPRLSDRIPEPPAKEEDEPSPESWNSTASGNEDSSNDDESPQPESPQTRMVDESSEDDAPPDARQLARTTVNRVPRKGGKKFKNHKMYNKKGNKRRDKQMRGGKLANRSSAVESEPTPPAVADGGPLIRIHEGLVVDWSEEAWETVFGYTGKKQHAAQGSKTFADLETINDPALKISQRKRQTRRSRGITLEECLDEFERAEVLSEQDMWYCPRCKEHRRASKKFDLWKTPDYLIAHLKRFSSSGWRRDKLDVLVDFPIEGLDLTSRVIQKEDGKEEIYDLIAVDDHYGGLGGGHYTAYAKNFVDGRWYNYNDSSVSSVSDPSSVVTSAAYLLFYRRRTHGHLGGPRFGQIFEKYNSETSGDDGSNSSEEDNSFRGSPLKAGVAHTTIKPLSDSHDGEVPPYEEAIRSIEDEGSNSFQFAESTPP; encoded by the exons ATGAATGGCGATGCGGATCTGCCTAAACGTTCATCATCCCCACTGAAACGACGAGCATCCAGCATGGATCCTGAAACCACTGCAAACAATaatggcgatgctgccaacGGCAGTGCCGAGGACGTGGAGATGACATCGTCATCCATCCCCTCAGCGGAATTGCCCCGCGCCATGAGCGTCGACGTCGTTGAAGTCACAGATACCATGCCATCAACCAACGGCACCGATTCCCCTGCTCAGT CtgctcccctcccctctctcCCCGAACAAGTCAAGATAATCGAGACGCTTCTCAAAGCTGCGGCAGACTCGTCGCCAAAGGAGGGCGATAAAGCCTATCTTGTATCGCGTACATGGGTGGATAAGGCGTTATCCCTACGTTCGGGGAAGACAGATATTACCGATGCCTCATTGGGCCCAATCGACAACTCAGACATTATTGAGGAAGTCCTCCAAGAGCCGGGTCATGAAGACTTTGTCCGCCTCAAACCCGGACTTGATCAACAATCATTCGAGCTCTTTCCTGAAGACGCATGGAAATTGGTCATGGACTGGTATGGTCTCGAACAGGGACAAATGCCCATTGTCCGCACTGCTATCAACATTGCTGTCGATGCGCACTCTGCCTCGGATGTCATGTTTGAGCTCCATCCCCCAATTTTCCGAGTGCATCGCGTCTGGTCTGAACTCAGTCCGCTGCCCATCGAGTCGTCTCTCAAAGCGGACAACCCACCTCCTCTTGCTATAGCCAGAAGTCGCAAATACCATGCTCAAACTTTTATTAAGGATATAAAGAAGCTTACTGGAGTCCCGATGGATCGCAAGATTCGGCTCTGGGTGGTCAATTCTGAACAGCTTGGCACAACCAATGTCCAGCCTCAAGCTGCTCTGACAACACCGCCTGATTCTCCCGGCCGCAACCAAGATGCAAATGGAGATGAAAACTCGCCGTGGTCGCACTTACTCGTTGACGTAGCGACCTTTGGTACTTCCAAGGACGCCAGGCGGTTAGCAGCCCTCGAAGATCAAACCATAAATCCCAACTACAATGGATCTGCCGCCATTCAGCTTTTTGAGCTTGTGACAGACCAAGTCTTGATCGTTGATGAGCTAGTCGGCAAGGACGTCTGGGTGAGTAGGTGTACGAGCCAGAACCAGTCAATGCTTGATAAAGCAATACCCACGCGAACCAACAACACTGCATTGTCCAAGTCATTTAGCAGCCGAAGCAGCCCTAGCTCTTCAGATGGGCCTGCCACTCGTGGCAGGatgcagaaaaagaagaatggtCGGAGCTTGGGCGCCGTGGGTTTACATAACCTCGGAAACACCTGCTACATGAACTCGGCGCTGCAGTGCGTGCGTAGTGTGGAAGAGTTGACAAAGTACTTTCTTACTGAGGCGTACGCAAGTGAGCTCAACAAGTCCAACCCTCTTGGATACAACGGGAAAGTAGCCACAGCGTATAACGGGCTGCTGAGAGAGATTTACGATGAGGGCAGAGGATCAGTAAGCCCTCGGGATTTCAAGAACACCGTGGGCCGCTGCCGCACCACCTTTGCTGGCTGGGGTCAGCAAGACTCACAGGAATTTCTCGGCTTCCTTCTCGACGCTCTTCAAGAAGACCTCAGTcgcatcaagaagaagccttACATCGAAAAGCCAGACTCTACCGATGATATGATCAACAACCCCGAGGCAATCAAGGAGATGGCAGACAAAGTTTGGGACATTACCAGAAAGCGAGATGATTCAATCATCGCCGACCTATTCACGGGCATGTACAAGTCAACTCTCAAGTGCCCCGAGTGCGGTAAAATCAGCATCACATTCGACCCTTTCAACAACCTAACACTGCCCTTGCCTGTCGAGAATATGTGGTCAAAGACGGTCAAGTTCTTCCCTCTCAATGACGTCCCTGTCCAATTCGAGGTTGAGCTGCCCAAGCATAGCTCCATCGAGTCTCTCAAGCTATTTTTGTCAATTCGCACAGGTGTACCAGCAAACCGGCTCATGGGTGCTGAAGAGTTTAAGGACCGCTTCTTCAAAATCTATGACAATAGCGGCGACATCTCTGAAGAGATTGGAACATCCGATATTGCAGCATTCCACGAGTTGGAGGCTGTGCCTACCAACTGGCCTGCAAAGGGCAACCAAAAGAAGATTCGTTCAACGCCGGAGCCGGACGGCACCCTGCCTGACGCTGCCGACGAGTGGAACAGCGACCCGAGATATGAGACGATGGTGGTCCCAGTTTTCCACCGACGGCCATACATCACTGGCAAGGGGCCAGAGGGTACCTCTCCTCCACACTTCATCACTCTGACGAGGGAAGAGGCGTCCAACTACGACGATATCAAGCGTAAAGTGTTGGAAAGAGTATCAACCTTTTCCACCTGGTCAAAATTTGCCCAGCAACAAGAGCCTGAAAGCCCAGAAACGACAGAGTCAGACATGGTCATCACTAATGCTTCTGATGCCGACTCATCTGGAGACAGTAAAGTTGTTGCCAAATCTGTTGAGGGGGAAGAGGATATGGTTGACGTAGCCATGAAGGATGCTCGCAGCAGTGCCAATACCATGCCCCCTCCCGATCTCCCTCTGCCTCATCAACCGCAGCTTCTCCGCCGTTTCAATGCCCAACGTCCCAAGTTTATCCAGCCTGGAGAGTTCCTTGACCCTGAGCTGCAAGGTCTCTTTGAGCTGAGCTACTTTGCCAGTCAAGCTGATGGTCCGGTGCCCACTGGCTGGGGAAACGTCATTGACAATCACAAAACGCTCCCAAGACTTTCGGATCGCATCCCAGAGCCGccggccaaggaggaggatgagccAAGCCCTGAAAGCTGGAATAGCACGGCCTCTGGTAACGAGGACAGCAGTAACGATGACGAGAGTCCACAACCAGAGTCCCCGCAGACACGTATGGTAGATGAATCCagcgaagatgatgctccTCCCGATGCCCGG cagctggctcgGACCACTGTTAATAGAGTTCCTCGGAAGGGCGGTAAGAAGTTCAAGAATCACAAGATGTACAACAAAAAGGGCAACAAGCGTCGCGACAAGCAGATGCGTGGTGGCAAGCTAGCAAACCGTTCGTCGGCTGTCGAATCTGAACCAACACCTCCTGCAGTTGCCGATGGTGGCCCGTTGATCCGAATTCACGAGGGTCTCGTAGTGGACTGGAGTGAAGAGGCTTGGGAAACTGTGTTTGGTTACACTGGAAAGAAGCAGCACGCGGCACAGGGATCCAAGACGTTTGCGGACTTGGAGACTATCAACGACCCCGCGCTTAAGATCAGCCAGAGAAAACGACAAACTCGCCGGTCCCGCGGTATCACTTTGGAGGAGTGCCTCGATGAGTTCGAGAGAGCCGAAGTCCTGTCAGAGCAAGACATGTGGTATTGCCCACGATGCAAGGAGCACCGCAGAGCAAGCAAGAAGTTTGACTTGTGGAAAACACCAGACTATCTGATTGCACACCTCAAGCGCTTTAGCAGCTcaggatggcggcgagaCAAGCTGGACGTTCTAGTCGATTTCCCTATCGAAGGGTTGGATCTCACCTCGAGAGTCATTCAAAAAGaggatggaaaagaagagatttACGACTTGATTGCTGTCGACGACCACTACGGAGGGCTGGGCGGAGGCCATTACACCGCATACGCGAAGAACTTTGTAGATGGGCGCTGGTACAACTACAACG atTCTTCCGTTTCATCCGTTTCTGACCCTTCGTCGGTTGTGACGAGTGCAGCATACCTACTCTTTTATCGTCGCCGAACTCACGGTCATCTAGGTGGCCCGCGGTTTGGACAGATTTTTGAAAAGTACAACTCAGAAACGAGCGGAGACGACGGGAGTAATTCCAGCGAGGAGGACAACTCTTTTCGTGGCTCGCCTTTAAAGGCCGGTGTTGCTCACACCACGATCAAACCCCTTTCTGATAGCCACGATGGGGAAGTACCGCCCTATGAAGAGGCTATTCGTAGCATCGAAGACGAAGGCTCAAACAGCTTTCAATTCGCGGAATCAACCCCCCCTTGA
- a CDS encoding uncharacterized protein (EggNog:ENOG41) produces MAPDTPKGVSSRLLTMKFMQRAVASASSSPQTDDSSQSSKKRRLNNSAATAAEQRVSALIDQASIKAALEDQEAKRQAALAQHTASGAHWVLNTKLDKLNESAPPKPSLNVVYVGYGDIDSDDESGEDAPQSGRTSTRKPKEVENQKPNSEKEDGSNDESSSDGEDSSRKRKERHSDAGDGSSRSRSQSRPRTRPNDESKRAKDFREKRKKKEISLNKITSISSSGGGGNSASSACYICKQPGHKAASCPKSGSKRS; encoded by the exons ATGGCTCCAGACACGCCGAAAGGGGTCTCTTCGAGACTCTTAACCATGAAGTTCATGCAACGAGCTGTCGCATCCGCTTCATCGTCGCCACAAACAGATGACAGCTCTCAATCGTCGAAAAAGCGAAGGTTGAACAACTCAGCGGCTACCGCAGCAGAACAAAGGGTCAGCGCATTGATCGATCAAGCATCGATCAAGGCAGCGCTTGAAGACCAAGAGGCAAAGCGACAGGCAGCGCTTGCCCAACACACTGCGAGCGGCGCGCATTGGGTCCTGAATACAAAGCTGGACAAGCTGAACGAAAGCGCGCCTCCAAAACCGTCTCTGAATGTTGTGTATGTTGGCTACGGAGATATAGATTCAGATGACGAGTCTGGCGAAGACGCCCCGCAGAGTGGGCGGACTTCGACGCGAAAGCCCAAGGAGGTTGAAAATCAA AAACCCAATTccgagaaagaagacggctcAAACGATGAATCATCCAGTGATGGCGAGGATTCGAGCCGAAAGCGCAAAGAGAGACATTCAGATGCTGGAGACGGCTCAAGTCGCTCACGCTCACAATCGCGACCGAGAACTAGACCCAACGACGAAAGTAAAAGGGCCAAAGACTTCCgtgaaaagaggaagaagaaggaaatttCGCTGAACAAGATCACCTCCATATCATCATCTGGAGGTGGGGGCAACTCAGCCTCCTCTGCATGTTACATCTGCAAGCAGCCTGGACATAAGGCTGCTAGCTGCCCCAAAAGTGGTTCCAAGCGATCATga
- a CDS encoding uncharacterized protein (MEROPS:MER0001218), translating into MPAHVPAPAKAEAQAPSRHSPVEILTDSLEKPSLDDREYRVIRLENELEALLVHDPETDKASAALDVNVGNFSDEDGMPGMAHAVEHLLFMGTKKFPIENEYGQYLSANSGSSNAYTASTSTNYYFDVAAKPANDENPSATNPSPLREALDRFAQFFIEPLFLSSTLDRELKAVDSENKKNLQNDTWRLHQLDKSLSNPKHPYCHFSTGNLEVLKTIPEASGINVRDKFIEFHAKHYSANRMKLVILGREPLDVLQDWAVEFFSGIANKRLAPNRWTEELPFRENDIGVQWFAKPVMDTRELNLGFPFIDEEDLYKSQPSRYCSHLIGHEGPGSIMSYIKNKGWANSLSAGAYPICPGTPGVFEVQIRLTEEGLKVYPQIINIFFQYIALLREASPQEWIFQEQKGMADVDFKFREKTPASRFTSRVSSVMQKPLPREWLLSAHSRLRVFDAGHIEQALSKIRPENLRLSVVSRTFPGNWNLKEKWYGTEYSYGKIPEDAMEDWKRAINTPSQQRLPQLHLPHKNSFIPNKLEVEKKEVPEPALAPRILRNDAEARTWWKKDDTFWVPKANVIVSLKNPLIYASAQNSVKARLFTELVRDALEEYSYDAELAGLEYTVSLDSRGMFLDISGYNDKLLLLLRKVTSTLRDIEIREDRFAIVKERLTRGYDNWQLQSSYQQVGDYTSWLNAECDYLVEELAVELREVTSDDIRQFQKQMLAQMYTEVYVHGNMSKSDALDATEVVESTLKPRVLLKSQWPIIRSLILPSGSNYVYKKTLKDPANVNHCVETWLYVGDRGNRNTRAKTLLMDQMMHEPAFDQLRTKEQLGYIVFASIRNFATTCGFRFLIQSERTPDYLDRRIEAFLVQFGESLQKMTDTEFEGHKRSLINKRLEKLRNLDQETSRHWAQISNEYYDFEQAQHDAANAKLLTKAEMLEYFDKYFSPSSSSRARLSVHLYARGSSEVDSKVVDLLKNLGLEDVPKENRASLDLLEGHLKTGQSVSDDQRTTLLSQAKELGLPQVSPNVETSSNETSAIDAAIEITDGRQYKAGLQVSSGARPVKDLKEFEEIDSKL; encoded by the exons ATGCCCGCGCATGTGCCGGCACcggccaaggctgaggcCCAAGCCCCCAGCCGCCACTCGCCGGTTGAGATCCTGACGGACAGCCTGGAGAAGCCCTCGCTGGACGACCGCGAGTACAGGGTCATCCGCCTGGAGAATGAGCTCGAGGCGTTGCTGGTGCACGATCCGGAGACGGACAAGGCCAGCGCCGCGCTCGACGTCAACGTCGGCAACTTCAGCGACGAGGATGGAATGCCGGGCATGGCACACGCAGTCGAGCAT CTCTTGTTCATGGGCACCAAAAAGTTCCCCATCGAGAATGAGTACGGCCAGTATCTGTCTGCCAATTCCGGCAGCTCCAATGCTTATACAGCCTCCACATCGACCAATTACTACTTCGACGTCGCAGCCAAGCCGGCCAATGACGAAAATCCGTCGGCGACGAATCCTTCGCCACTCCGCGAGGCTCTCGACCGCTTCGCGCAGTTCTTCATTGAACCGCTTTTCCTATCTAGCACCTTGGACAGAGAGCTCAAGGCCGTTGATTcggagaacaagaagaatctgCAGAATGACACATGGCGTCTCCACCAGCTCGACAAGTCGCTGTCAAATCCGAAGCACCCTTACTGCCACTTTTCTACTGGCAACCTGGAAGTGCTCAAGACCATCCCAGAAGCCAGCGGCATCAATGTCAGAGACAAGTTTATCGAGTTCCACGCGAAGCACTACTCCGCCAACCGCATGAAGCTTGTCATTCTGGGTCGGGAACCTCTGGATGTGCTTCAGGACTGGGCTGTTGAGTTCTTCTCTGGCATCGCTAACAAACGCTTGGCTCCAAATCGATGGACGGAAGAGCTTCCTTTCCGTGAAAATGATATTGGTGTCCAGTGGTTCGCAAAGCCGGTAATGGACACCAGAGAGCTGAACCTTGGCTTCCCCTtcattgacgaggaggattTGTACAAGTCTCAGCCGAGCAGGTACTGCTCCCACCTCATTGGACATGAAGGTCCCGGTAGTATCATGTCGTATATCAAAAACAAGGGCTGGGCCAATAGCTTGTCCGCCGGTGCTTACCCAATCTGCCCCGGCACGCCCGGTGTCTTTGAAGTGCAAATCCGATTGACGGAAGAG GGCCTTAAAGTGTATCCTCAAATTATCAACATCTTTTTCCAGTACATCGCCCTCTTGCGTGAAGCCTCGCCTCAGGAATGGATTTTCcaagagcaaaagggcaTGGCCGATGTGGACTTTAAGTTTAGAGAGAAAACTCCAGCCAGCCGATTCACGAGCAGAGTTAGTTCCGTGATGCAGAAGCCTTTGCCGCGAGAGTGGCTGCTGAGCGCCCACAGCCGGCTGCGCGTTTTTGATGCAGGACACATTGAGCAGGCCTTGTCCAAGATTCGACCAGAGAATCTCCGTCTTTCCGTTGTATCACGCACTTTCCCCGGCAATTGGAACCTGAAGGAAAAGTGGTACGGCACAGAATACTCATACGGGAAAATCCCTGAAGATGCGATGGAGGATTGGAAACGTGCCATCAATACCCCTAGCCAGCAGCGACTGCCACAGTTGCATCTGCCTCACAAGAACAGCTTCATCCCTAACAAGCTCGAGGTCGAAAAGAAGGAAGTGCCAGAGCCTGCATTGGCCCCCCGAATTCTGCGAAACGACGCAGAGGCCCGAACTTGGTGGAAGAAAGACGATACGTTCTGGGTGCCCAAGGCGAACGTCATCGTGAGCCTGAAGAACCCTCTCATCTATGCCTCTGCACAGAACAGTGTCAAGGCTAGACTTTTTACAGAGCTAGTACGAGACGCCCTGGAAGAGTACTCTTATGACGCAGAACTTGCAGGACTTGAGTATACCGTCTCCCTGGATTCTCGAGGCATGTTTCTCGATATTTCGGGATATAACGAcaagcttctgcttctccttaGGAAAGTTACCTCTACCTTGCGAGATATTGAGATCAGGGAGGATCGATTCGCCATTGTCAAAGAGCGCCTTACCCGCGGTTATGATAATTGGCAACTTCAGTCTTCATATCAGCAAGTAGGAGATTACACATCCTGGCTGAACGCAGAATGTGACTACCTGGTGGAAGAACTTGCTGTGGAACTGCGAGAGGTCACCTCGGATGATATCCGACAATTTCAGAAGCAGATGCTGGCTCAGATGTACACTGAAGTCTATGTACATGGAAACATGAGCAAGAGCGACGCACTTGATGCGACAGAGGTGGTTGAGTCCACGCTCAAGCCTCGCGTGCTGTTGAAGTCTCAGTGGCCCATTATTCGTTCACTCATCTTGCCCTCGGGATCAAATTACGTTTACAAAAAGACGTTGAAGGACCCGGCAAACGTCAACCACTGCGTGGAAACCTGGCTCTATGTAGGTGACAGAGGTAACCGAAATACTCGCGCCAAAACTCTCCTGATGGATCAGATGATGCATGAGCCCGCCTTTGACCAGCTCAGGACGAAAGAGCAGCTTGGATACATTGTCTTTGCCAGTATCCGCAACTTTGCTACCACATGTGGTTTCCGCTTCTTGATCCAAAGCGAGAGGACTCCTGACTACCTAGACAGACGCATCGAGGCGTTTTTGGTTCAATTTGGGGAAAGCctgcagaagatgacggACACTGAGTTTGAGGGCCATAAACGAAGCTTGATCAACAAGAGACTCGAAAAGTTGCGAAACCTGGATCAAGAGACTTCGAGACACTGGGCGCAAATATCTAACGAATACTATGATTTTGAACAAG CCCAGCATGATGCGGCCAACGCCAAGCTGCTAACAAAGGCTGAAATGTTGGAATATTTCGATAAATACTTTAGCCcttcctccagcagccgagCTCGTCTTTCAGTTCATCTGTACGCTCGAGGATCTAGCGAAGTGGACTCCAAGGTTGTGGACCTCCTGAAGAACCTGGGACTGGAAGATGTTCCCAAGGAGAACCGAGCAAGCCTTGACCTTTTGGAGGGACATCTGAAGACTGGACAGTCGGTTTCGGATGACCAGCGCACAACCCTGCTTTCCCAAGCCAAGGAGCTAGGACTACCTCAGGTTTCCCCCAATGTCGAGACATCTAGCAACGAGACTTCAGCCATAGATGCGGCAATTGAGATCACCGATGGTCGACAATACAAGGCTGGCCTTCAGGTCAGCTCTGGTGCTCGCCCTGTCAAAGACCTCAAGGAGTTTGAGGAAATCGATTCCAAACTTTGA